A single genomic interval of Agromyces cerinus harbors:
- a CDS encoding cold-shock protein, giving the protein MATGTVKWFNADKGFGFIAPDDGSADVFAHFSAIASGGYRSLEENQKVEFETARGPKGLQAENITVIS; this is encoded by the coding sequence ATGGCTACCGGAACCGTCAAGTGGTTCAACGCCGACAAGGGCTTCGGCTTCATCGCTCCTGACGACGGCTCGGCCGACGTCTTCGCGCACTTCAGCGCGATCGCATCGGGCGGCTACCGCTCGCTCGAGGAGAACCAGAAGGTCGAATTCGAGACCGCCCGCGGCCCCAAGGGCCTGCAGGCTGAGAACATCACGGTCATTTCGTAA
- a CDS encoding AEC family transporter, producing the protein MIQIFTGFAVIALAVFVGWIAGRTGVLGPEARPMLARLNFSVLAPFLLFSVLAQADVGALFSVLLPVSAIAAVAMMLVFGLVAMLVWRRSLEHTVIGSLASGYVNGNNFGIPIAVYMLGDAAYSAPVVLLQLLLFAPVALAILGARVHGHTSVAAIVRTTFTNPIIIGSLAGVLVSVSGIELPPIVMEPIDLIGHAAVPLMLIAYGLSLHGQRLFAPGSGRREVVLATALKLVAMPLTAWAIGAFLFGLDGIELYAVTVLAALPTAQNVFVYAQRYETAEVVARDTVFLTTIGSVPVLLAVALLLG; encoded by the coding sequence GTGATCCAGATCTTCACCGGCTTCGCCGTGATCGCGCTCGCCGTCTTCGTCGGCTGGATCGCCGGCCGCACCGGCGTGCTGGGGCCCGAGGCCCGGCCCATGCTCGCCCGGCTGAACTTCAGCGTGCTCGCGCCGTTCCTGCTGTTCTCGGTGCTCGCGCAGGCCGACGTCGGCGCGCTCTTCTCGGTGCTGCTCCCGGTGTCCGCGATCGCGGCCGTCGCCATGATGCTCGTGTTCGGCCTCGTGGCGATGCTCGTCTGGCGGCGCAGCCTCGAGCACACGGTGATCGGCTCGCTCGCGTCGGGCTACGTGAACGGCAACAACTTCGGCATCCCGATCGCGGTCTACATGCTCGGCGACGCGGCGTACTCGGCGCCCGTCGTGCTGCTGCAGCTGCTGCTGTTCGCGCCAGTGGCGCTCGCCATCCTCGGCGCCCGAGTGCACGGCCACACCTCGGTGGCGGCGATCGTGCGCACGACGTTCACGAACCCGATCATCATCGGCTCCCTCGCCGGAGTGCTCGTGTCGGTGTCGGGCATCGAGCTGCCGCCGATCGTGATGGAGCCCATCGACCTCATCGGGCACGCCGCCGTGCCGCTCATGCTCATCGCGTACGGACTGTCGCTGCACGGGCAGCGTCTGTTCGCGCCGGGGAGCGGCCGTCGAGAGGTCGTGCTCGCGACCGCACTGAAGCTCGTCGCGATGCCGCTCACCGCATGGGCGATCGGCGCCTTCCTCTTCGGGCTCGACGGCATCGAGCTCTACGCGGTGACGGTGCTCGCGGCGCTGCCGACGGCGCAGAACGTCTTCGTCTACGCCCAGCGCTACGAGACCGCCGAGGTCGTCGCCCGCGACACGGTCTTCCTGACGACGATCGGCTCGGTGCCGGTGCTGCTCGCGGTGGCGCTCCTGCTCGGCTGA
- a CDS encoding VOC family protein produces MDWTLEVVIVPVSDLDRSIAFYRDQLGFALDHDTRNEHMHIAQLTPRGSGCSIVIGSLPSQNEMAPGSLHGVQLVVADAEAARAELIGRGVEASEITVFDERDGGTFFGFADPDGNTWAVQQIKARGERPLIPLDARQRFGAEQEV; encoded by the coding sequence ATGGACTGGACACTGGAAGTCGTCATCGTGCCGGTGAGCGACCTCGACCGATCGATCGCGTTCTACCGCGACCAGCTCGGCTTCGCCCTCGACCACGACACCCGCAACGAGCACATGCACATCGCGCAGCTCACGCCCCGCGGCTCGGGCTGCTCGATCGTGATCGGCTCACTGCCGTCGCAGAACGAGATGGCGCCGGGCTCCCTGCACGGCGTGCAGCTCGTCGTCGCCGACGCCGAGGCCGCGCGCGCCGAGCTCATCGGCCGCGGCGTCGAGGCGAGCGAGATCACCGTCTTCGACGAACGCGACGGCGGCACCTTCTTCGGCTTCGCCGACCCTGACGGCAACACCTGGGCCGTGCAGCAGATCAAGGCCCGCGGCGAGCGGCCGCTCATTCCGCTCGACGCCCGCCAGCGCTTCGGCGCCGAGCAGGAGGTCTGA
- a CDS encoding MFS transporter yields MPLGLIALAIGGFGIGLTEFVIMGLLPEVAADFGVTEAAAGWLISGYALAVVVGALGLTAATTRLPRKPVLTGLLVLFIAGNAISAMAPTYELMMTGRIIAALCHGAFFGIGSVVAAGLVAPEKAAGAIAIMFTGLTAANVLGVPFGTFLGQEFGWRSTFWAISAIGVVALVGIATLVPNLRTDGPAPSLRRELTAFRSGQVWLSLVVTVLGFGGMFGAFTYIAYTLTEVSGFASSAVPWLLVLFGAGLVVGNWIGGRLADRSIDGTLLGFISALLVVLVLFAWLAPNPVATIVLLTAMGGFGFGTVPALQSRVMRYADGAPTLASGANIAAFNLGNALGAWTGGLTIAAGLGYTSPIWVGAIITAAALAVMVVAAASARRLPRADASGSANLDEATTAATAI; encoded by the coding sequence ATGCCCCTCGGACTCATCGCCCTCGCCATCGGGGGCTTCGGCATCGGGCTCACCGAGTTCGTGATCATGGGCCTGCTCCCCGAAGTGGCGGCCGACTTCGGCGTCACCGAAGCCGCAGCAGGCTGGTTGATCTCCGGCTACGCCCTCGCGGTGGTCGTCGGCGCCCTCGGCCTCACGGCCGCCACGACCAGGCTCCCCCGCAAGCCGGTGCTCACGGGCCTGCTCGTGCTCTTCATCGCCGGCAACGCGATCTCGGCGATGGCCCCGACGTATGAGCTCATGATGACCGGCCGCATCATCGCGGCACTCTGCCACGGCGCCTTCTTCGGCATCGGCTCTGTCGTCGCCGCCGGCCTCGTCGCGCCCGAGAAGGCCGCCGGCGCCATCGCGATCATGTTCACCGGCCTCACCGCGGCCAACGTGCTCGGCGTGCCGTTCGGCACGTTCCTCGGCCAGGAGTTCGGCTGGCGCTCGACCTTCTGGGCCATCTCCGCGATCGGCGTGGTCGCGCTCGTCGGCATCGCGACGCTCGTGCCGAACCTCCGCACCGACGGGCCGGCACCGAGCCTCCGCCGCGAACTCACCGCGTTCCGCTCCGGCCAGGTGTGGCTCTCGCTCGTCGTGACGGTGCTCGGCTTCGGCGGCATGTTCGGCGCGTTCACCTACATCGCGTACACGCTCACCGAGGTGAGCGGCTTCGCGTCGAGCGCGGTGCCGTGGCTGCTCGTGCTCTTCGGTGCCGGCCTCGTCGTCGGCAACTGGATCGGCGGACGCCTCGCCGACCGCTCGATCGACGGCACCCTGCTCGGCTTCATCTCCGCCCTGCTGGTCGTGCTCGTGCTCTTCGCCTGGCTCGCCCCGAACCCCGTCGCCACGATCGTGCTCCTGACCGCCATGGGCGGCTTCGGGTTCGGCACGGTGCCCGCCCTGCAGAGCCGCGTGATGCGGTACGCCGACGGCGCCCCGACCCTCGCGTCTGGGGCGAACATCGCGGCATTCAACCTCGGCAATGCGCTCGGGGCCTGGACCGGCGGCCTCACCATCGCGGCCGGCCTCGGCTACACCTCGCCGATCTGGGTCGGCGCGATCATCACCGCCGCCGCCCTCGCCGTCATGGTCGTCGCCGCCGCGAGTGCGCGGCGCCTTCCACGAGCGGATGCCTCCGGCTCCGCCAATCTCGACGAGGCCACGACCGCGGCCACCGCCATCTGA
- a CDS encoding ArsR/SmtB family transcription factor, with amino-acid sequence MIFDPGADDRLDRAFMALADPVRRGIIARLSRGPATVNELAEPFAITKQAVSKHIQVLEHAGLVTRTRDAQRRPVHLDAAQLEALTAWIDRYRLIHEQQFRTLDALLAEAPGPDAGASVAPDAPIARRGDSAEPGAAAGHAREEI; translated from the coding sequence ATGATCTTCGACCCGGGCGCAGACGATCGCCTCGACCGCGCCTTCATGGCGCTGGCCGACCCGGTGCGCCGCGGCATCATCGCCCGACTGAGCCGGGGGCCGGCCACGGTCAACGAGCTCGCCGAACCGTTCGCGATCACCAAGCAGGCCGTCTCGAAGCACATCCAGGTGCTCGAGCACGCGGGGCTCGTCACGAGGACTCGTGACGCGCAGCGCCGACCCGTGCACCTCGACGCGGCCCAGCTCGAAGCCCTCACCGCGTGGATCGACCGCTACCGGCTGATCCACGAGCAGCAGTTCCGCACGTTGGACGCGCTGCTCGCCGAAGCCCCCGGCCCGGATGCCGGGGCATCCGTCGCCCCCGATGCGCCGATCGCGCGTCGCGGCGACTCCGCTGAGCCCGGCGCCGCAGCCGGGCACGCCAGAGAAGAGATCTGA
- a CDS encoding SRPBCC family protein gives MTNPVTITAPEGLPFVEIEREFDAPVAAVFNAHRDPELVKRWLGPNGYEMKVDRWDFVPQGGYRYLHVDPEGEEYAFNGTFHSVRENEFAVQTFEYEGFPDVVAVESMSFEDLGGGRTLLRIHSTYPSLEARDGMIQSNMEQGLTEGYARLDGVLAA, from the coding sequence ATGACGAACCCCGTCACCATCACCGCCCCCGAAGGCCTGCCCTTCGTCGAGATCGAGCGAGAGTTCGATGCACCCGTCGCCGCTGTCTTCAACGCGCACCGCGACCCCGAGCTCGTCAAGCGCTGGCTCGGCCCGAACGGCTACGAGATGAAGGTCGATCGCTGGGACTTCGTGCCGCAGGGCGGGTACCGCTACCTGCACGTCGACCCCGAAGGGGAGGAGTACGCCTTCAACGGCACCTTCCACTCGGTGCGCGAGAACGAGTTCGCGGTGCAGACCTTCGAGTACGAAGGCTTCCCCGACGTCGTGGCCGTCGAGTCGATGTCGTTCGAAGACCTCGGCGGCGGGCGCACACTGCTCCGCATCCACTCCACCTACCCGAGCCTCGAGGCCCGCGACGGCATGATCCAGAGCAACATGGAGCAGGGCCTCACCGAGGGCTACGCCCGCCTCGACGGAGTGCTCGCCGCCTGA
- a CDS encoding phosphoketolase family protein has product MSEAGEHEHEETHEHHGRGASVPLEVVDAWWRAANYLSVGQIYLLANPLLTRPLEPGDIKPRLLGHWGTSPGLSLVYAHLNRAIVERGTPTIYVCGPGHGGPAMVANTWLDGTYSELFPAIGADAEGMRRLFRQFSFPGGIPSHAAPETPGSINEGGELGYSLMHAYGAALDNPGLVVACVIGDGEAETGPLAASWRGHSFLNPVTDGAVLPILHLNGYKIANPTLLARIPEAELVDFFRGNGYEPLLVTGGFDGEDPMAVHGRMADAVDVAYERIAAIRADAAAGAFAEAAPRWPAIVLRTPKGWTGPRMVDGVQVEGTFRAHQVPLAAVRENPEHLAMLEAWLRSYRPEELFDRDGRPVADLDALRPHGDLRMSASPITNGGIVRSLDLPQLDAFALDVDPGDRGDSAESTRVLGEWFAELMRRNPDDVRLFGPDEVLSNRLGAVFDVTARVWAEALDPLDEHLAREGRVIEALSEHLMQGMLEGYLLTGRHGLITSYEAFIHIVDSMVNQHAKWLESASRVPWRGDLASLNFLLSSHVWRQDHNGFSHQDPGFLNIVVNKQADVARVYLPPDANTLLAVMRHAFDTQNRVNVIVAGKQPAPQWMTLAEAEAHVEQGIGIWAEAGNEPGYDAADPAASVPDVVMACAGDVPTMETVAAAQLLRERLPDLRVRVVNVVDLMRLQDPSHHPHGLPHRAFDAMFTTHAPVIFAFHGYPSVIHQLAYRRANHRNLHVRGFVERGTTTTPFDMLHLNDLDRYRLALDVLHRVPGLEGRTGIAEIADEWHAARSRAREYAYEHGEDPDWITAWRFATPPRA; this is encoded by the coding sequence ATGTCCGAGGCAGGCGAGCACGAGCACGAGGAAACGCACGAGCACCATGGGCGCGGGGCATCCGTGCCACTCGAGGTCGTCGACGCTTGGTGGCGTGCCGCGAACTATCTCAGCGTCGGCCAGATCTACCTGCTGGCGAACCCGCTGCTCACCCGTCCGCTCGAGCCCGGCGACATCAAGCCGCGACTACTCGGGCACTGGGGCACCTCTCCCGGACTGAGCCTCGTCTACGCCCACCTCAACCGGGCGATCGTCGAACGCGGCACGCCGACGATCTACGTCTGCGGGCCGGGCCACGGCGGGCCCGCCATGGTCGCGAACACGTGGCTCGACGGGACCTATTCGGAGCTCTTCCCCGCGATCGGAGCGGATGCCGAGGGGATGCGACGGCTGTTCCGCCAGTTCTCGTTCCCGGGCGGGATCCCGTCGCACGCGGCGCCCGAGACTCCCGGCTCGATCAACGAGGGCGGTGAGCTCGGATACTCGCTCATGCACGCGTACGGAGCAGCGCTCGACAATCCGGGACTCGTCGTCGCCTGCGTGATCGGCGACGGCGAGGCAGAGACCGGTCCGCTCGCGGCGAGCTGGCGCGGCCACTCCTTCCTGAACCCGGTGACGGATGGCGCGGTGCTGCCGATCCTGCACCTGAATGGCTACAAGATCGCCAACCCGACGCTGCTCGCGCGCATCCCGGAGGCCGAGCTCGTCGACTTCTTCCGTGGCAACGGCTACGAACCACTGCTCGTGACCGGCGGGTTCGACGGCGAGGACCCGATGGCCGTGCACGGCCGCATGGCCGACGCCGTCGACGTCGCCTACGAGCGCATCGCCGCGATCCGGGCGGATGCCGCGGCCGGCGCGTTCGCCGAGGCGGCGCCCCGCTGGCCGGCCATCGTGCTGCGCACGCCGAAGGGGTGGACCGGCCCCCGCATGGTCGACGGCGTGCAGGTGGAGGGCACCTTCCGCGCACACCAGGTGCCGCTCGCCGCCGTGCGCGAGAACCCCGAGCACCTCGCGATGCTCGAGGCGTGGCTGCGGTCGTACCGGCCCGAGGAGCTCTTCGACCGGGACGGACGGCCGGTCGCGGACCTCGACGCGCTGCGGCCGCACGGCGACCTGCGGATGAGCGCGTCCCCGATCACGAACGGCGGCATCGTGCGGTCCCTCGACCTGCCGCAGCTCGACGCCTTCGCTCTCGACGTCGATCCCGGCGACCGGGGCGACTCGGCGGAGTCGACGAGGGTCCTCGGCGAATGGTTCGCGGAGCTCATGCGCCGCAATCCCGACGATGTGCGGCTCTTCGGCCCGGACGAGGTGCTCTCCAACCGGCTGGGTGCCGTGTTCGACGTGACCGCGCGCGTCTGGGCGGAGGCGCTGGATCCACTCGACGAGCACCTGGCCCGTGAGGGCCGCGTGATCGAGGCCCTGAGCGAGCACCTCATGCAGGGCATGCTGGAGGGGTACCTGCTCACCGGGCGGCATGGGCTCATCACGAGCTACGAGGCGTTCATCCACATCGTCGATTCGATGGTCAACCAGCACGCGAAGTGGCTCGAGTCGGCGAGCCGGGTGCCATGGCGCGGCGACCTCGCGTCGCTCAACTTCCTGCTCTCCTCGCACGTGTGGCGTCAGGACCACAACGGCTTCTCGCACCAGGACCCGGGCTTCCTCAACATCGTGGTGAACAAGCAGGCCGACGTGGCGCGCGTCTACCTGCCGCCCGACGCGAACACGCTGCTCGCCGTGATGCGGCACGCCTTCGACACGCAGAACCGGGTGAACGTGATCGTGGCGGGCAAGCAGCCGGCACCGCAGTGGATGACCCTCGCTGAAGCGGAGGCGCACGTCGAGCAGGGCATCGGCATCTGGGCGGAGGCGGGCAACGAGCCGGGCTACGACGCGGCCGACCCCGCGGCATCCGTGCCCGACGTCGTCATGGCCTGCGCGGGCGACGTGCCGACCATGGAGACCGTGGCGGCGGCGCAACTGCTGCGCGAGCGACTGCCCGACCTCCGGGTGCGCGTCGTGAACGTGGTCGACCTCATGCGCCTGCAGGACCCGTCGCACCACCCGCACGGGCTCCCCCACCGGGCATTCGACGCGATGTTCACGACCCACGCCCCGGTGATCTTCGCGTTCCACGGGTACCCGTCGGTCATCCACCAGCTCGCCTACCGGCGCGCCAACCACCGGAACCTGCACGTGCGGGGCTTCGTCGAGCGCGGCACGACGACGACGCCGTTCGACATGCTGCACCTGAACGACCTCGACCGGTATCGACTCGCGCTCGACGTGCTGCACCGGGTGCCGGGCCTCGAGGGTCGCACCGGCATCGCGGAGATCGCCGATGAATGGCACGCGGCCCGCAGTCGTGCCCGCGAGTACGCATACGAGCACGGCGAGGATCCCGACTGGATCACGGCCTGGCGGTTCGCCACGCCTCCCCGGGCGTAG
- a CDS encoding aldo/keto reductase: MQTRTLGRTARTVSVIGLGTWQLGADWGEVAEADAFAVLDAAHDAGVTFFDTADVYGDGRSESLIGAWLRANPGSGVTVATKMGRRLPQEHANYSAEHFRAWIDRSRANLGVDTLDLVQLHCPPTSVYGDDRVFDALDALVDDGSIAAYGVSVERVDEALTAIARPHVATVQIILNAFRLKPLDQVLPAAVEAGVGIIARVPLASGLLSGRYTNDTIFAANDHRSFNRHGEAFDVGETFSGVDYETGVRAASEFTALAREAAPTASPAQVALAWIAAQPGVSSVIPGARSPQQARANAEAGVLRLPPTFDGAVRELYDREIRAAVHERW; encoded by the coding sequence ATGCAGACTCGCACGCTCGGCCGCACCGCCCGAACGGTCTCGGTCATCGGCCTCGGCACCTGGCAGCTCGGCGCCGACTGGGGCGAGGTCGCCGAGGCCGACGCCTTCGCCGTGCTCGACGCGGCCCACGATGCCGGTGTCACCTTCTTCGACACGGCCGACGTCTACGGCGACGGCCGGAGCGAGTCGCTCATCGGCGCGTGGCTCCGCGCCAACCCCGGCTCCGGCGTCACGGTCGCCACGAAGATGGGCAGGCGCCTGCCGCAGGAGCACGCCAACTACTCCGCCGAGCACTTCCGCGCGTGGATCGACCGCTCGCGGGCGAACCTCGGCGTCGACACCCTCGACCTCGTGCAGCTGCACTGCCCGCCGACCTCGGTCTACGGCGACGACCGGGTCTTCGACGCACTCGACGCACTCGTCGATGACGGCTCGATCGCCGCCTACGGCGTGAGCGTCGAGCGGGTCGACGAGGCGCTCACCGCCATCGCGCGACCGCACGTCGCGACCGTGCAGATCATCCTGAACGCGTTCCGGTTGAAGCCGCTCGACCAGGTGCTGCCGGCCGCCGTGGAGGCAGGGGTCGGCATCATCGCCCGGGTGCCGCTCGCGAGCGGCCTGCTCTCGGGCCGCTACACGAACGACACGATCTTCGCCGCGAACGACCACCGCAGCTTCAACCGCCATGGCGAGGCGTTCGACGTGGGCGAGACCTTCTCGGGCGTCGACTACGAGACGGGCGTGCGCGCGGCATCCGAGTTCACCGCGCTCGCCCGCGAGGCGGCGCCGACCGCATCGCCCGCCCAGGTCGCCCTCGCGTGGATCGCCGCGCAGCCGGGCGTGAGCTCGGTGATTCCGGGTGCGCGCTCGCCGCAGCAGGCGCGGGCGAACGCCGAGGCCGGGGTGCTGCGCCTCCCGCCGACGTTCGACGGGGCGGTGCGCGAGCTCTACGACCGCGAGATCCGCGCGGCGGTGCACGAGCGCTGGTAA
- a CDS encoding aldo/keto reductase, translating to MTDLTTVPAVTLNSGVRMPQLGFGVYQVPDDETTAAVTAALDAGYRSIDTAAIYGNESGVGRAIAASSVPRDELFITTKVWNADQGYDSTLRAFDDSLAKLGLEQLDLSLIHWPTPERGLYLDTWRALERLHADGRVRAIGVSNFEPEHLERLVGATTVVPAVNQVELHPALQNRATIAANERHGIVTEAWSPLAQGAVLGEASVIAIAARHDATPAQVVLRWHLQQGRVVIPKSVTPSRIAENLDVFGFELTADELTAIDALERDGRMGPHPADFNVV from the coding sequence ATGACCGACCTCACCACCGTGCCCGCCGTCACCCTCAACAGCGGCGTGCGCATGCCCCAGCTCGGCTTCGGCGTCTACCAGGTGCCCGACGACGAGACGACCGCCGCGGTCACCGCCGCCCTCGACGCCGGCTACCGCAGCATCGACACCGCCGCGATCTACGGCAACGAGTCGGGCGTCGGCCGGGCCATCGCCGCCTCGAGCGTGCCCCGCGACGAGCTCTTCATCACGACCAAGGTCTGGAACGCCGACCAGGGCTACGACTCGACGCTGCGCGCGTTCGACGACAGTCTCGCGAAGCTCGGGCTCGAGCAGCTTGACCTCTCCCTGATCCACTGGCCGACGCCGGAGCGCGGGCTCTACCTCGACACCTGGCGCGCCCTGGAACGGCTGCACGCCGATGGGCGGGTGCGCGCGATCGGCGTCTCGAACTTCGAGCCCGAGCACCTCGAACGACTCGTGGGCGCGACTACGGTCGTGCCGGCGGTGAACCAGGTCGAGCTGCATCCCGCGCTGCAGAATCGCGCCACGATCGCCGCGAACGAGCGGCACGGCATCGTCACCGAGGCGTGGAGCCCGCTCGCGCAGGGCGCCGTGCTCGGCGAGGCATCCGTCATCGCCATCGCGGCACGCCACGACGCGACGCCCGCACAGGTCGTACTGCGCTGGCACCTGCAGCAGGGCCGCGTCGTGATCCCGAAGTCGGTCACGCCGAGCCGCATCGCCGAGAACCTCGACGTGTTCGGCTTCGAGCTGACCGCCGACGAGCTGACCGCGATCGACGCGCTCGAACGCGATGGACGCATGGGCCCGCACCCCGCGGACTTCAACGTCGTCTGA
- a CDS encoding TFIIB-type zinc ribbon-containing protein, translating into MQCPTDGTVLVMSERSGIEIDYCPTCRGVWLDRGELDKIVERAAREFAAPAASAPAAPAPPTQPQPPAYGQPSYQQPYDNRGYDRGYDNRGQGDYRKKKKESWLSELFD; encoded by the coding sequence ATGCAGTGCCCCACCGACGGAACCGTGCTCGTGATGAGCGAACGCAGCGGCATCGAGATCGACTACTGCCCGACGTGTCGCGGCGTGTGGCTCGACCGGGGCGAGCTCGACAAGATCGTCGAGCGTGCGGCGCGTGAGTTCGCTGCACCGGCCGCGAGCGCCCCTGCTGCCCCTGCTCCCCCCACGCAACCGCAGCCGCCGGCCTACGGCCAGCCGTCGTACCAGCAGCCCTACGACAACCGCGGGTACGACCGCGGCTACGACAACCGGGGCCAGGGCGACTACCGCAAGAAGAAGAAGGAGAGCTGGCTCTCCGAGCTCTTCGACTGA
- a CDS encoding MarR family winged helix-turn-helix transcriptional regulator, whose protein sequence is MGIADDAVEVRAQGWRTLAALHGLIEAELERSLAASVDLSVVEYTVLDALNRQDGWHMRMQQLARAAALSPSATTRLVNRLEDRALLTRILCADDRRGIYTELTAAGRALYERARPIHDETLERVLAEAGDQPELAPVVEALHGVALPAAVG, encoded by the coding sequence ATGGGCATCGCCGACGACGCGGTCGAGGTGCGCGCTCAGGGCTGGCGCACGCTCGCCGCACTGCACGGACTCATCGAGGCCGAGCTCGAGCGCTCGCTCGCGGCATCCGTAGACCTCTCGGTCGTCGAATACACCGTGCTCGACGCGCTCAACCGTCAAGACGGCTGGCACATGCGCATGCAGCAGCTCGCGCGCGCGGCGGCGCTCAGCCCGAGCGCGACGACGCGGCTCGTGAACCGGCTCGAAGACCGGGCGCTGCTCACGCGCATCCTCTGCGCCGACGACCGGCGCGGTATCTACACCGAGCTCACCGCTGCAGGCCGCGCGCTCTACGAGCGTGCGCGTCCGATCCACGACGAGACGCTCGAGCGGGTGCTCGCCGAGGCCGGCGACCAGCCCGAGCTCGCTCCCGTCGTCGAGGCGCTGCACGGAGTGGCGCTGCCGGCGGCGGTCGGCTGA
- a CDS encoding type 1 glutamine amidotransferase domain-containing protein, whose translation MSNILMIVTGANSLTMKDGSQHPTGFWAEELVTAHRDLVAAGHTIVIATPGGVTPTVDRGSLDPSQAGGDAQARELAEYLDSIAGDLAAAVPVADVDAGDYAAIVLPGGHGPMADLAFDANVGRVLVAADADGAIIAPFCHGPAALLSAKLADGTNAFAGRTLTVFTDEEERTGGTGENTPWWVESALRDAGAVIDSAAPWSDHVVVDGNLVTGQNPQSSASVARRVIEALAA comes from the coding sequence ATGAGCAACATCCTCATGATCGTCACCGGCGCGAACTCGCTCACGATGAAGGACGGCTCGCAGCATCCGACCGGATTCTGGGCCGAAGAGCTCGTGACCGCGCACCGCGACCTCGTGGCAGCCGGGCACACCATCGTCATCGCGACGCCAGGTGGAGTCACCCCGACCGTCGACCGCGGCAGCCTCGACCCGTCGCAGGCCGGCGGCGATGCGCAGGCCCGCGAACTCGCCGAGTACCTCGACTCGATCGCCGGCGACCTCGCGGCAGCCGTTCCCGTCGCCGACGTCGATGCCGGCGACTACGCCGCGATCGTGCTGCCAGGCGGCCATGGGCCGATGGCCGACCTCGCCTTCGACGCGAACGTCGGCCGGGTGCTCGTCGCAGCGGACGCGGACGGCGCGATCATCGCACCGTTCTGCCACGGCCCCGCCGCGCTGCTCTCGGCGAAGCTCGCCGACGGCACGAACGCGTTCGCCGGCCGCACCCTCACCGTCTTCACCGACGAGGAGGAGCGCACCGGCGGCACCGGCGAGAACACGCCGTGGTGGGTCGAGTCGGCTCTTCGCGACGCCGGGGCCGTCATCGACTCCGCCGCCCCGTGGAGCGATCATGTGGTCGTCGACGGCAACCTGGTCACCGGTCAGAACCCGCAGTCGAGCGCCTCGGTCGCGCGCCGGGTCATCGAGGCGCTCGCCGCCTGA
- a CDS encoding GyrI-like domain-containing protein yields the protein MADKYDVKRELACYTAPRGRFEIIEVPELAYCMVDGHGDPNSAPEYVAAVEALYAVSYAAKFQSKRELDRDYVVGPLEGLWSADDPATFVTREKSAWSWTMMIWQPDWLTLELIADAVAKAAPKAPAASLVRFERLAEGRAVQTLHLGSYDDEGPTLARLHDEFRPERGLRFNGRHHEVYLGDPRRTAPERLRTILRQPVAPA from the coding sequence ATGGCCGACAAGTACGACGTGAAGCGCGAACTCGCCTGCTACACCGCCCCGCGAGGTCGCTTCGAGATCATCGAGGTGCCCGAGCTCGCCTACTGCATGGTCGACGGGCACGGCGACCCCAACAGCGCCCCCGAGTACGTGGCAGCGGTCGAGGCCCTCTACGCCGTGTCGTACGCCGCGAAGTTCCAGAGCAAGCGCGAGCTCGATCGCGACTACGTCGTCGGGCCGCTCGAGGGGCTCTGGAGCGCCGACGACCCGGCGACGTTCGTCACCCGCGAGAAGTCGGCCTGGTCGTGGACGATGATGATCTGGCAGCCCGACTGGCTCACCCTCGAGCTCATCGCCGATGCCGTCGCCAAGGCGGCCCCGAAGGCGCCGGCCGCGAGCCTCGTGCGCTTCGAGCGACTCGCAGAGGGCCGGGCGGTGCAGACCCTCCACCTCGGTTCGTACGACGACGAGGGCCCGACGCTCGCGCGCCTGCACGACGAGTTCAGGCCCGAACGGGGCCTGCGGTTCAACGGGCGGCATCACGAGGTGTACCTCGGCGACCCCCGCCGCACGGCCCCCGAGAGACTCAGGACGATCCTCAGACAGCCGGTTGCGCCGGCCTGA
- a CDS encoding VOC family protein → MVTLNPYLNFPGNAKEALDFYHSVFGGELTTSTFAEFGQADVPADADKIMHGQLEGDGGVVLMGADTPSSMGDPGTGGPISISLSGGRDDDAVLRGYWAKLLASGSEIVPLEVAPWGDAFGMCTDRYGVTWLVNISANAT, encoded by the coding sequence ATGGTCACGCTCAACCCGTACCTCAACTTCCCCGGCAACGCGAAGGAAGCGCTGGACTTCTATCACTCGGTGTTCGGCGGCGAGCTCACGACGAGCACCTTCGCCGAGTTCGGCCAGGCCGACGTTCCCGCCGACGCCGACAAGATCATGCACGGCCAGCTCGAGGGCGACGGCGGCGTCGTGCTGATGGGTGCCGACACGCCGAGTTCGATGGGCGACCCCGGCACCGGCGGGCCGATCTCGATCTCGCTCTCGGGCGGGCGCGACGACGACGCCGTGCTCCGCGGCTACTGGGCGAAGCTGCTCGCCAGCGGCTCGGAGATCGTGCCGCTCGAGGTGGCGCCGTGGGGCGACGCGTTCGGCATGTGCACCGACCGCTACGGGGTCACCTGGCTCGTGAACATCTCGGCGAACGCGACCTGA